The nucleotide sequence CGCCGAGGGAGGCGTGGTGTTTATTGTGACGCATGGTGTTGTTTTAGATTTGGTCCCCGATCGGCAATCCGGTCGCAGCGTTGGGCGGCAGCGGACGGCGCGAGGACCTGGATTCAGTAGTGAGTAGTGAGTAGCGGGTAGCGAGTAGAAGAACAGCGGGCGGAGCGTGATGCTCCCTACCCGCTACTCGATGCTCGCTACTTCCGATTAGGCTTCCTTCTTCGTGTCGAGGAGGCGCTCGTCGAACTTCATGCCGAGGGACAGGCCGAGGGCTTCGAGCTTTTCCTTGATCTCGTTGAGGGACTTCTTGCCGAAGTTGCGGTACTTGAGCATCTCCTGCTCGGTCTTCATGGCGAGTTCGCCGACCGTGGTGATGTTCGCGTTGTTCAAGCAGTTCGCCGCGCGGACGGACAGCTCGATCTCGTTGACCGACATGTTGAGGAGCTTGCGGAGCTTGTTCTGCTCCTCGGAGACCTCGGCGGCGACGCTCTCGAACTCGTAGGCTTCCTGCGAGACGCGGTCGAACACGTCGAGGTGGTGCTTGAGGATCGAGGCGGACTGCTTGAGGGCGTCGTCCGGGGTGATGCGGCCGTCGGTCCAGACCTCGAGGACGAGCTTGTCGTAGTCGGTGATCTGGCCCACGCGGGTGTTCTCGACCGCGTAGCGGACGAGGCGAACCGGGGAGAAGAGGGAGTCGATCGGGATGACGCCGATGGCCTGCTCTTCCTTCTTGTTGTTCTCGCCGGGGCAGTAGCCGCGGCCGGTCTTGATCTCGATCTCGGCCTCGAAGGCCTGCTTCTTGTCGAGGGTGCAGATGACCTGGTCGGGGTTGACGATCTTGATGTTGGCGTCGGCCTGGATGTCGGCGGCGGTGACCGGGCCTTCCTTGTTCACCTTGAGGCTCAGGCGCACGGGCTCGCGCTTCTCGGAGACGATGAGGACCTTCTTGAGGTTGAGGACGATGTCGGTGACATCCTCGACCACGCCGTCGACGGACTGGAACTCGTGGTTCACGCCCTCGATCTTGATGGAGCTGATGGCGCTGCCCTCGATGGAGCTGAGGAGGATGCGGCGCAGGGAGTTGCCAATGGTGTGGCCATAACCGGCCTCAAAGGGCTCGGCGATGAACTTGGCGTAGGTGGACGTGGCGCCCTCCTCGATCTTGGTGAGCTTGGAGGGAATTTCGAATTTTCCGAGACGCTTGGGCATGGGATGGGAGATTTGAGTTGGAGAAGTGGGATGAAGCGACCGGCACAAACAGCTTAGAAGCGGGAATAGTACTCGACGATGAGCTGCTCGTTGATGGAGGGCTCCATCTCGTCGCGGGTGGGCAGGCGGGTGATGGTGCCCTTGAGGGCCTCATCGTTGCGCACGAGCCAGCCGGGGACCACGCGGGCGCGGTTCTCTTCGATCGCGCGGGTGGCGAGCTGGCGGGAGGAGTTGGAACCGCGGATCTCGACCTCGTCGCCCTGGACGACGTTGTAGCTCGAGATGTCGACCTTGCGGCCGTTGACGCGGACGTGGCCGTGGTTGACCAGCTGGCGGGCGGCGGCGCGGCTCTTGGCGAAACCCAGGAGGTAGACGACGCTGTCGAGACGGGTCTCGAGGAGCTGGAGGAAGCGCTCGCCGGTGACGCCGCGCTCGCGCTTGGCGATGGCGAACACGCGGCGGAACTGGCGCTCGAGGAGGCCGTAGATGAAGCGGAGCTTCTGCTTCTCGTTGAGGCCGACGGCGTACTCGGAGAGCTTGCGGCGCGATTTCGGGCCGTGCTGGCCGGGCGGGAAATTGCGGCGCTCAAGCACCTTGGCCGAGCCAACGATGTATTGGCCGAAGCGGCGACTGATGCGGGTGGTGGGTCCAGTGTAACGAGCCATGGTGGGATCCTAGATTTTAAATGGGTGGGAGGAGGGCTGAGGCGGGCTCAGACGCGACGCTTCTTGCGGGGGCGGCAGCCGTTGTGGGGCACCGGGGTGACGTCGATGATGGAGGAGATCTCGAGGCCGATGGCCTGAAGACCGCGGATGGCGGAGTCACGACCGAGGCCGGGACCGCTCACGCGGATCTGAACCTCCTTGAGGCCGTGGGCCATGGCGTTGCGGGCGGCGTCCTGGGCCACGACCTGGGCGGCGTAGGCGGTGGACTTGCGCGAGCCGCGGAAGTTGCACTTGCCGGCGGACGACCAGGAGATGACGTTGCCCTTCGCGTCCGTGATGGAGACGATGGTGTTGTTGAACGTCGCGGCGATGTTCGCGATGCCGGAGGTGATGTTCTTGGAACCCTTGGCCTTGCGGACCTTGATGGTCGCCAGTTCTTCCTTGAGGAGATCCTCGGCGGTGGCGGCCTTCGGCACGCCGCCCACGAGTTCAACGGGCTTCTCGGCGACGGGCGCGACGGCCTCGCCGTCAGCGGCCTTGGGGGCCTTCGGGGCCTTGGCGGGCTTGGCCTCGGCGGCCGGAGCGGCGGCGGCGCCTTCAGCGGCGGGGGCGGCCTTCTTGACCTTTTCCTTCTTGGGAGCGGATTTGTCTTCGGACATGTAAGTGTGGTTTTAAGATTAGACTTCCTTGGCCTTCGTGACGCCGACGGTCTTGCGCGGGCCCTTGCGGGTGCGGGCGTTGGTGCTGGTGCGCTGGCCGCGGACGGGCAGGCTGCGGCGGTGACGGATGCCGCGGTAGCAATTGATGGCCTGGAGGCGCTTCAGGTTGCTGGCGATGTCACGGCGGAGATCGCCCTCCACCACCCACTTGTTGTCGGTGATGATGTGGAGAATCTTGTTGAGCTGCTCCTCGGAGAGGTCCGAGGCGCGCATGTTGGCATCCAGACCGGCGGTCTCGATGATGAGATCAGCCCGGGCAGGGCCGATGCCGTAGATATACCGGAGGGAATATCCAATTTTCTTTTTGGCGGGGAGTTCGACGCCGAGGAGACGAGGCATGGTGTTGGTGGTTGAGAGTTAGTTGTTGAGAGTGAGGAAAGGGAAAAGTTCAGGTGGCGCGCGGGATCGTGAGGATCTCGGGGCCGGAATCAGTGGTGAGCACGGTGTGTTCGAAGTGGGCGGAGGGCGAACCGTCGGCGGTGACGACCGTCCAGCCGTCGGCGAGGGTGCGGACCCGGTAGCTGCCGAGGTTGACCATGGGCTCGATGGCGAGGGTCATGCCGGCCTTGATCTTCTCGCCGGAGTTCTTCCGGCCGAAGTTCGGGATCTGCGGTTCCTCGTGCATCTCGCGGCCGACCCCGTGGCCGACCATCTCGCGGACGACGCCGAAGCCGCGGGCCTCGACGAAGGTCTGGATGGCGTGGGAGATGTCGCCGATGCGGTTCCCGACCTGGGCCTGCCGGATGCCGATGGCGAGGGCTTCCTCGGTGGCGGCCAGCAGCTCGGCGGTGCGGGGGGCGATGGCGCCGACCGCGACCGTGGTGGCGTTGTCGCCGACGTAGCCGTCGTATTCGACGACCACGTCCAGGGCGATGACATCGCCGTCGCGCAGGATGCGCTTCAGGGAGCCGATGCCGTGGACCACCTCTTCATTGACCGAGAGGCAGGTGTAGGCGGGATAACGTCGGGAATGCAACTGGTAGCCGTGGCAGGCGCTGCGGGCGCCGAACGAGGCGATGAGATCGCGGCCGATTTGATCCAAGTCGTAGGTCGTGATACCGGGGCGAACCTGGGCCTTCAGCCGCGCCAGAACGGTGGCGGCGATGGCACAGGATTCACGCATCCGCTTGATGGCGTCCGAGTTTTTGATCGGGATCATCAGGCGGCGGCGTGGAGGGCCTCACAGAGGAGACCCTGGGTGCGGTAATGGGTGACGATGTCCGCCGGGGCGGCGGGGGCGACGAGGCAGGCGGTGAGAGTCTCATCGCGGGCCTCGAGCCATTCATCGAACACCAACGCTTGGAGCAGCGTAGCCGGGAAGCCTTCGAGAAGGAATCCCGCATCGGGTTTGCGCGCCCAGAACCATTTGCGCAGAAGCGCGAGATGGATCCGTTCCGGCACGGCGGAGCCGTGCGAGAGCGCCGACCCGGCCTGCTGGCCGAGGGGCGTGCGTCGCGAAATCTCCTGTTGCACAAGTAACGCAGGAGAGACGTGCTCAAGATTCAAAGAACGACCCGGGAGAACCAGCCCCGCGGGAAGCGGGGCGGATGGACCAAGGAGAAGGAACTTCGCTCGCGCCGGGGCGAGAGCGGAAAAGGCGCTGGAGTGTTCAGCCCCTATCACTGAAGTAAAGTATTAAAGAGCCCACTGGCGGAAGGCCCAGGCGGCCAGACCGATCAGTAGCATAACCACCATAAAGGCAGTAATTTGCAGCACAGCCTTGTCGCTGGCGGCTTCGCCCAGCTGGACGCTGGCGGAGGCGCTGCGACCGCGAATGCGACCTTTTTTGAGGAAGCCGTCGTAGTGGCGCTGGAGGAGGAAGGTCTCGATCTGACGCATCGTGTCGAGGATGACGCCCACGGTGATCAGCATGCCGGTGCCGCCGAAGAAGTAGGCGATGCGGGAAGGCACCTTCAGTTCGAACAGCAGCAGGTCGGGGATGATGGCGATGATCGTGAGGAAGATGGCGCCGGCGAGGGTCAGGCGCGTCATGATGAAGTCGAGGAAGCCGGCCGTCGGCTCACCGGGACGCACGCCGGGGATGTAGCCGCCGTACTTCTTCAGGTCGTCGGCGATCTGGATCGGCTTGAACATGACGGAGACCCAGAAATAGCTGAAGAACAGGATGAGGAGGGTCATGCCGATGTAGTAGATCGGATGGCCGCGGAGCAGGTCGTTGGAGAACTCGACGAGGAACTTGATGTTAAACGCCGCGCCGGCCTGCGACATGATCTGCTGCGGGAACAGGAGGATGGCGCTGGCGAAGATCACGGGCATGACGCCCGAGTAGTTGACCTTGAGCGGCAGGAAGGAGCTCTGGCCGCCGTAGACCTTCTGGCCGACGACGCGCTTGGCGTACTGGACCGGGATCTTGCGCTGGCCCTGGGTGACGGCAATGATGCCGACCGTGACGATGATGAACAGGGCGAGCATCATGACGCCCTCGATGGCGCCGAGCTTGGCCACGCCGACGGGGGCGAAGAACAGCTGGTAGGTGGCGACGGCCGCGCCGGGGATGTCCTGGAGGATGCCGACGGTGATGAGCAGGGAGACACCATTGCCGATGCCGCGCTGGGTGATCTGCTCACCGAGCCACATGAGGAGCATGGTGCCCGCGGTCATGAAGATCGTGGACTGGACCATGAACCAGAATTTGCTGACGACGACGATCTGGCCGTAGGTGTTGATGTCGTAGCCGGGGAAGAGGCGCGCGGGATTCTCGAGCGCCATGATCAGCAGCACGCCCTGGATGAGACAGATGAGGACCGTCGCATAGCGGGTGTATTGCGTGAGCTTCTGGCGGCCGACATCGCCCTCCTGCTGGAGGCGGCTGAGAGCCGGCACGACGGCGGTCATCAGCTGGAAGATGATGGACGCGCTGATGTAGGGCATGATGCCCAGGGCGCAGACGGCGCCCTTCACGAGCGCGCCGCCGGTGAACATGTTGTAGAGCCCCACGAGGCCGCCGCCGCCGCCGGCCGTCTGGTCGGCGAAGAACCGCGTGAGTGGCGCGGGGTCGATGCCCGGCAGCGGGATGTGAGCCCCGACGCGAGCCACGAAGAGCAGACCCAGGGTGTAGAGGATCCGCGAGCGGAGCTCGGGGATCTTCATGGAGTTCGTGAAGGCGGAAAACATGAGGAGGGAGACGGGGAGGGTTGCGGGTGGCGGGCCCGGGGGCCCCCTGCCCTGCTTAGGCGACGGTCGCCGAGCCGCCGGCCTTCTCGAGCTTGGCCTTGGCGGAACCGGTGAACTTGTGGGCCGTGACCTTGAGCGCGCGGCTGATTTCGCCGTCGCCGAGGACCTTGAGCAGCTTGACGCCCGGGCGGATGAGGCCGGCGGTGGCGAGCACCTCGGCGTTCACCTCGGTGATCTTGGCGTCGAGGCGGGCGAGGTCGCCCACGTTCACGACGGCGTAGCTGGTGCGGTACTCGTAGTTGTTGAAGCCGCGGTGCGGGAGCTTGCGGTAAAGGGGCATCTGGCCGCCTTCGAAGCCGGGGCGGATGGAGCCGCCGGAGCGGGCCGTCTGGCCCTTGCCACCCTTGCCGGAGGTCTTGCCGTGGCCGCTGCCTTCGCCGCAGCCGACGCGCTTCTTACGGTGCACCGCACCCTTGACGTTAACGAGATTGTGGAGACGCATTTTCTTGATTCCTAATTTGGTCGCCGCGCCCGCGGAGGCGGGCACGACTCGGATTTATAATAAGGGGGATGATCAGGCGCGGAGCGCCTTGAAGTCTTCCTCGAGGCGCAGCTTGCGCAGGCCGTTGAGGGTCGCGTGCACGACGGCGATGTGGTTCTTGGAACCCATCGACTTCGTGAGCACGTTGTGGACGCCGGCCGCCTCGAGGACGGCGCGGACGCCGCCGCCGGCGATGAGGCCGGTACCGTTGGAGGCGGGGCGGAGGAACACCTTGCCGCCGTCGAACTCGCCGAGGACCTCGTGCGGGATGGTGGTGCCCTTGAGCTTCACGGAGACCATGCGCTTCTTGGCGGACTCGGTGGACTTCTTGATGGCGTCGGGGACCTCGTTGGCCTTGCCGTAGCCGATGCCCACGCTGCCCTTGCCGTCGCCGACGACGGACAGGGCGGAGAAGCTGAAGCGACGACCGCCCTTCACGACCTTGGCGCAGCGGTTGATGAAGACGACCTTCTCGAACATGCCGGGCTCGCCCGAATCATTGCCGGGGCCGGAAAAAGACCTGTTATTGTTTGCCATGGGAGGTGATTAGAATTGAAGACCGCCTTCGCGCGCGGCGTCGGCAAAGGTTTTGACGCGCCCGTGGAACAGGCGGCCGTTGCGATCGAAGACGACGGCGGTGATGCCGGCGGCCTTGGCCTTGGCGGCAAAGGCGACACCGAGCGTCTTGGCGCCGGAGACGTTGCCCTTCGCGCCGCCCTTCTTCACCTCGGGATCGAGGGTGGAGAGGAACACGAGGGTCGCGCCGGCGTCGTCGTTGACGGCCTGGGCGTAGATGTGCTTGCCGGAGAACTTGACGCTGAGGCGCGGGCGAACGGCGGTGCCGGTCACCTTCTTGCGGATGCGCCATTTGCGCTTCTGGAGGAGCTGGGCCTTGTAAACAGTTTTCATGGTTATGGTCTCGGTTAGGCGACGGTCTTGCCTTCCTTGCGACGGACGCGCTCGGCGTGCTCGCCGACGATACGGACACCCTTGCCCTTGTAGGGCTCCGGCGGGTAGTAGGCGCGGATCTCGGAAGTCACCTGACCGACGAGCTGCTTGTCCACGCCCTCGATCTTGAGCTTGGTCTGGTCGGTGACCGTGACCTTGATGCCCGCGGGGATGGTGTGGAGGATGGGATGGGAATAGCCGAGGGCCAGGTCGAGCTTGTCGCCCTTGAGCGCGGCCTTGAAGCCGACGCCCTGGATCTCGAGCTCCTTGAGGTAGCCGACGCTCACGCCCTTGACCATGCCGGCGATCACGGAGCGAACCGTGCCGTACATGGCCTTGGAAAAGCGGGTGTCCTCGGTCTTGGTGACGACGATGGCCTTGTCCTTCTGCTCAATCTTGACGACGGGCGCGAAGGTCTTGGAGACCTTGCCCTTGGGGCCTTCGACGGACACGGTGGTGCCGTTGATGGCGACCTTGACCTTGTCGGGAATCTGAACGGGTTGTTTGCCGATTCTGCTCATGGTGGTGGTGTCCTGGTTACCAGACGGTGCAGACGAGTTCACCGCCGAGTTTCTGGCGGCGGGCGTCCTGGTCCTTCATGAGACCCTTGGAGGTGGAAATGATGGAGATACCGAGGCCGTTGAGGACGCGGGGGATCTCGGAATAGCCGGAGTAGAGGCGGCGGCCGGGGGTGGAGGTGCGCTTGATGCCGGTGATGACCGGGGCGCTGTCCACGTACTTCATCGTAACGATGACGGTCTTGTGGCCGCGCTCGTCGGCGCCGGTGGCGACGTCACGGACGAAGCCCTCGTTCTTGAGGATGTGGGCGAGGCTCTCCTTGAGCTTCGAGTGCGGGGAAACGCACTGGGCGAGACCGGCCTTCGACGCATTGCGAAGGTGGGTCAGGAAATCACTGATCGGGTCTGTCATGGCTGGATGTGGTGGAGGTTGCCCGTCGGATCATATCCGACTTCCGGCGGGAAAGGGAAATTACCAGGAGGACTTGGTCACGCCCGGGATCTTGCCGGCGAGCGCGAGCTCGCGGAGCGTGATGCGGGAGACGCCGAAGCGGCGGTGGAAGCCGCGCGGGCGGCCGCTGAGCGAGCAGCGGTTGCGGATGCGGACCTTGGAGGAATTGCGGGGGAGCTTCGCGAGCTTCTTCTGGGCGGCGAAGAATTCCTCGTCGGTGGTGGCCGGGTTGGCGAGGATGGCCTTCAGCTCGGCGCGCTTGGCGGCGTGCTTCTCGACGAGGCGGATGCGCTTCTTGTTACGTTCGATGGCGGAAGTTTTCGGCATGGTCGGAAGGAGTTAGGCGGCGGAAGACTTGGCGGGAGTGGCGGGCACCGGGTCGGTGCGACGGAAGGGCATGCCGAGGAGCTTCAGGAGCTCGCGGGCCTCGTCGTCGGTCTCGGCGGAGGTCACGAAGGTGATGTCCAGGCCCATGGAGCGCTTGTTGTTCTCGACGACGATCTCGGGGAAGATGGTGAAGTCGGTGATGCCGATGGTGTAGTTGCCCTGACCGTCGAGCTTGTTGGGCACGCCGCGGAAATCGCGGATGGTCGGGAGGGCGACGGCCAGCAGGCGCATCAGGAAGTGCCACATGGCCTCGCCGCGGAGGGTGACGTGGCAGCCGGTGACCTGGTTGGGCTTCAGCTTGAAGTTGGCGATGGCGCGCTTGGTGCGGTTGAGCACGGGCTTCTGGCCGGCGATGAGGCCGATGTCGCGCGCGGTGTCGGCGATCTGGTTCTTGTCGGCCTCGGCGCCGATGCCGGTGTTGAGGACGATCTTCGTCAGCTTCGGGACCTGGTGCTTGTTCTTGTAGCCACGCGAGGTGACCAAGGCCGGGGCGACGGTCTCGTGGTAGAATTTCTGGAGGGGGGTGAGTTGTTTGCTCATGGTGCGAACCGGATTTCCGACCCGGATGCTTTAGGTTGGTGAGGAGTGCTTAGGCCTTGGCGGCGGCCGGGGCGACCTTGGCGCGCTTGGTCTGGTCGTAGCGGGACTGGAGCATGAGGTTGGACACGTGGACCGTGCCCTCGCGCTCGGCGATCTTGCCCTGCGGGTTTTCCTGGGACTTCTTGAGGTGGCGCTTGATCATGGCCACGCCCTCGACGACGGCGCGGTTCTTGGCGGCGCGGACCTCGAGGACCTTGCCCGACTTGCCCTTGTGGGCGCCGGCGATGACAACGACCTGGTCGTTGCGTTTGATGTGGAATTTCTGGGCCATGTTAGAGGACCTCCGGGGCGAGCGAGATGATCTTGGTGTAGTTCTTGGCGCGGAGCTCGCGGGCGACAGGTCCGAAGATGCGGGTGCCCTTCGGGTTGCCATCCTCGCCAATGATGACGACGGCGTTGGAGTCGAAACGGAGGTAGCTGCCGTCCGGGCGGCGCAGGGCCGCCTTGGTGCGGACGATGACGGCCTTGACGACCTCGCCCTTCTTGACGGTGGCGTCGGTGCTGCTCTCCTTGATGTTGATGGTGATGATATCACCGACGTGGGCGTAGCGGGAGGGGTGGCCGATCTTGCCGATCATGGACGCGCGGCGCGCGCCCGTGTTGTCGGCAATATCGAGGATGGAACGCATCTGGATCATGGTGGTATCTCCGGGGGCCGGGTTAGGCCTTGTTGGCCTTGGTGGTCTTGGTCGGGACAGCCTCGGCGACGTCCTTCTCGGACACGGCGACGAGATCAAGGCCGACGGCGGCCTCGATGACGCGGATGACGCGCCAGCGCTTGAGGCGGCTGATGGGGCGGGTCTCCATGACCTCGATCTTGTCCCCGAGCTTGGCCTCGTTCTTCTCGTCGTGGACGTGAAGGACGGTCTTGCGGTTGATGACCTTGTGGTAGAGCGGGTGCGGCGTCTTGTAGGGGACGGTGACCTTGACGGACTTGTCGCCCATCTTGGAGGTGACGAAGCCGATGACGGTCTTGCGGGCGTTGTGGCGGACGTGAGTGGACATGGGATTGTGCGGTTAGCGCCGGCGGCCTCAGGCGGCCTTCGTCGTTTTCTTCTGCTTGAGGATGGTCTCCAGGCGGGCGATGTCCTTGCGGTACTCGCGGAGGAGATGGGGCTTCTCGACCTGGCCGGAATTCTTGCGCAGGCGGAGCTGGAGGAGGAGCTCGCGGGTCTCGCGGAGCTTGGTGGTGATCTCGGCGGGAGCGAGTTCGCGGATTTCTTTGGAAGTCATGTTCGTCGGTCTCCTGAGGGTTAGACGGCGGCGCCTTCGCGCACGATGAAGCGGCAGCGGAAGGGGAGCTTGGCGTCGGCGAGGCGGAAGGCCTCCTTGGCGATGCTGTGGGGGACGCCGGCGAGTTCGAAGAGCACGGCGCCAGGCTTGATGACGGCGACGTAGAACTCGACCGGGCCCTTGCCCTGGCCCATGCGCACCTCGGCGGGCTTCTTGGTCACGGGCTTGTGCGGGAAGATGCGGATCCAGAGCTTGCCCTTGCGCTTGAGGTGGCGGGCGATGGTGACGCGGGCGGCCTCGATCTGCTGGCCGGTCATGGGGCCGCGGGAGAGCGACTGGAGGCCGAATTCGCCGAAGGCGAGAGTGTTGCCGCGCTTGGCATTGCCAGCGCGGGAGCCTTTCATCGACTTGCGGTATTTGGTGCGGGCGGGAGCTAGAGCCATGGGAAAAGGGCCTGAGGGTTAAGCTGCAGGCGAAATGGTGTCTGAGTTAGTTGGATTCGTCTTTCTTGCAGATCCAGCACTTGACGCCGATCTTGCCCCAGAGGGTCTGGGCCTCGGCGAAGCCGTAATCGATGTTCTCGCGCAGGGTGTGGAGGGGAATGCGGCCCTGGCGCTGCCACTCGCGGCGGGCGATGTCGGTGCCGCCGAGACGGCCGGAGCACTGGATCTTGATGCCGTCGATGCCAAGGGACATGGCGGTCTGGATGGACTTCTTGATGGCGCGGCGGAAGGCGATGCGGCGCTCGAGCTGGAGCGCGACGCTCTCGGCGACGAGCTGGGCCTCGATCTCGGGCTTCTTGACCTCCTGGATGTCGAGGAGGACCTCCTTGCCGGTGAGCTTGCCGAGGGCGACCTTCATGTTCTCGACCTCCTGGCCCTTCTTGCCGATGACGATGCCGGGGCGGGCGGTGAAGATCTTGACGCGCACGCGGTTGCCGGCGCGCTCGATGAAGATGCGCGGCACGGAGGCCTGCTTGAGCTTCTCCATCAGCATGGAGCGGATGATCTGGTCCTCATGGAGGAGCTTGGCGAAATCCTTCTTGCGCGCGAACCAGCGTGACTGCCAGTTGCGGCGGACGGCGAGGCGGAAGCCTGTGGGGTTGGTCTTTTGTCCCATGGAAGTGGTTAGTTGGATTTGCCGTCGGTGAGGACGATGCGGAGGTGCGACATGCGCTTGACGCGCGGCTTGGCGGAGCCCTTGGCGCCGGCCTTGAAACGCTTCAGGACGGGGCCGGGTTCGACGAGGGCGCGGTGCACGGTGAGGGTGCTGGCCACGAGGCTGTTGTTGTTCTCCGCGTTGGCCACGGCGCTCTTAAGCGTCTTGGCCAGCAGGCGCGCGGACTTGCGCGGGATGAGCGTGAGAAAGTCGATGGCCTCGGGGACGGGGCGGCCCTGGATCTGGTTCGCGATTTCGCGGACCTTGCGCGGGGACATGCGCGCATTGCGGGTGAGAGCTTGGATTTCCATGGTAGTATTCCGGTTGGGCGGTGGCCTCAGATTTCCTTGCGGGTCATGCCGCCGTGCGCCTTGAAGATGCGGGTCGGGGCGAACTCGCCGAGCTTGTGCCCGACCATGTTCTCCGTGACGTAGACGGCGATGTGCGCCTTGCCGTTGTGAACGCTGATGGTGTGGCCCACGAACTCGGGCGTGATGGTGGAGCGACGGGACCAGGTCTGGATGGGCTTGCGGGCGCCAC is from Lacunisphaera limnophila and encodes:
- a CDS encoding nucleoside monophosphate kinase, which codes for MIGAEHSSAFSALAPARAKFLLLGPSAPLPAGLVLPGRSLNLEHVSPALLVQQEISRRTPLGQQAGSALSHGSAVPERIHLALLRKWFWARKPDAGFLLEGFPATLLQALVFDEWLEARDETLTACLVAPAAPADIVTHYRTQGLLCEALHAAA
- the rpsK gene encoding 30S ribosomal protein S11; amino-acid sequence: MSEDKSAPKKEKVKKAAPAAEGAAAAPAAEAKPAKAPKAPKAADGEAVAPVAEKPVELVGGVPKAATAEDLLKEELATIKVRKAKGSKNITSGIANIAATFNNTIVSITDAKGNVISWSSAGKCNFRGSRKSTAYAAQVVAQDAARNAMAHGLKEVQIRVSGPGLGRDSAIRGLQAIGLEISSIIDVTPVPHNGCRPRKKRRV
- the rplO gene encoding 50S ribosomal protein L15 — its product is MRLHNLVNVKGAVHRKKRVGCGEGSGHGKTSGKGGKGQTARSGGSIRPGFEGGQMPLYRKLPHRGFNNYEYRTSYAVVNVGDLARLDAKITEVNAEVLATAGLIRPGVKLLKVLGDGEISRALKVTAHKFTGSAKAKLEKAGGSATVA
- the rpsM gene encoding 30S ribosomal protein S13; translation: MPRLLGVELPAKKKIGYSLRYIYGIGPARADLIIETAGLDANMRASDLSEEQLNKILHIITDNKWVVEGDLRRDIASNLKRLQAINCYRGIRHRRSLPVRGQRTSTNARTRKGPRKTVGVTKAKEV
- a CDS encoding DNA-directed RNA polymerase subunit alpha, producing the protein MPKRLGKFEIPSKLTKIEEGATSTYAKFIAEPFEAGYGHTIGNSLRRILLSSIEGSAISSIKIEGVNHEFQSVDGVVEDVTDIVLNLKKVLIVSEKREPVRLSLKVNKEGPVTAADIQADANIKIVNPDQVICTLDKKQAFEAEIEIKTGRGYCPGENNKKEEQAIGVIPIDSLFSPVRLVRYAVENTRVGQITDYDKLVLEVWTDGRITPDDALKQSASILKHHLDVFDRVSQEAYEFESVAAEVSEEQNKLRKLLNMSVNEIELSVRAANCLNNANITTVGELAMKTEQEMLKYRNFGKKSLNEIKEKLEALGLSLGMKFDERLLDTKKEA
- the rplE gene encoding 50S ribosomal protein L5 gives rise to the protein MSKQLTPLQKFYHETVAPALVTSRGYKNKHQVPKLTKIVLNTGIGAEADKNQIADTARDIGLIAGQKPVLNRTKRAIANFKLKPNQVTGCHVTLRGEAMWHFLMRLLAVALPTIRDFRGVPNKLDGQGNYTIGITDFTIFPEIVVENNKRSMGLDITFVTSAETDDEARELLKLLGMPFRRTDPVPATPAKSSAA
- the rplX gene encoding 50S ribosomal protein L24, translated to MAQKFHIKRNDQVVVIAGAHKGKSGKVLEVRAAKNRAVVEGVAMIKRHLKKSQENPQGKIAEREGTVHVSNLMLQSRYDQTKRAKVAPAAAKA
- the rplR gene encoding 50S ribosomal protein L18, whose amino-acid sequence is MKTVYKAQLLQKRKWRIRKKVTGTAVRPRLSVKFSGKHIYAQAVNDDAGATLVFLSTLDPEVKKGGAKGNVSGAKTLGVAFAAKAKAAGITAVVFDRNGRLFHGRVKTFADAAREGGLQF
- the rpsN gene encoding 30S ribosomal protein S14, encoding MPKTSAIERNKKRIRLVEKHAAKRAELKAILANPATTDEEFFAAQKKLAKLPRNSSKVRIRNRCSLSGRPRGFHRRFGVSRITLRELALAGKIPGVTKSSW
- the secY gene encoding preprotein translocase subunit SecY, which codes for MFSAFTNSMKIPELRSRILYTLGLLFVARVGAHIPLPGIDPAPLTRFFADQTAGGGGGLVGLYNMFTGGALVKGAVCALGIMPYISASIIFQLMTAVVPALSRLQQEGDVGRQKLTQYTRYATVLICLIQGVLLIMALENPARLFPGYDINTYGQIVVVSKFWFMVQSTIFMTAGTMLLMWLGEQITQRGIGNGVSLLITVGILQDIPGAAVATYQLFFAPVGVAKLGAIEGVMMLALFIIVTVGIIAVTQGQRKIPVQYAKRVVGQKVYGGQSSFLPLKVNYSGVMPVIFASAILLFPQQIMSQAGAAFNIKFLVEFSNDLLRGHPIYYIGMTLLILFFSYFWVSVMFKPIQIADDLKKYGGYIPGVRPGEPTAGFLDFIMTRLTLAGAIFLTIIAIIPDLLLFELKVPSRIAYFFGGTGMLITVGVILDTMRQIETFLLQRHYDGFLKKGRIRGRSASASVQLGEAASDKAVLQITAFMVVMLLIGLAAWAFRQWAL
- the rplF gene encoding 50S ribosomal protein L6, yielding MSRIGKQPVQIPDKVKVAINGTTVSVEGPKGKVSKTFAPVVKIEQKDKAIVVTKTEDTRFSKAMYGTVRSVIAGMVKGVSVGYLKELEIQGVGFKAALKGDKLDLALGYSHPILHTIPAGIKVTVTDQTKLKIEGVDKQLVGQVTSEIRAYYPPEPYKGKGVRIVGEHAERVRRKEGKTVA
- the rpsH gene encoding 30S ribosomal protein S8 — translated: MTDPISDFLTHLRNASKAGLAQCVSPHSKLKESLAHILKNEGFVRDVATGADERGHKTVIVTMKYVDSAPVITGIKRTSTPGRRLYSGYSEIPRVLNGLGISIISTSKGLMKDQDARRQKLGGELVCTVW
- the map gene encoding type I methionyl aminopeptidase, with product MIPIKNSDAIKRMRESCAIAATVLARLKAQVRPGITTYDLDQIGRDLIASFGARSACHGYQLHSRRYPAYTCLSVNEEVVHGIGSLKRILRDGDVIALDVVVEYDGYVGDNATTVAVGAIAPRTAELLAATEEALAIGIRQAQVGNRIGDISHAIQTFVEARGFGVVREMVGHGVGREMHEEPQIPNFGRKNSGEKIKAGMTLAIEPMVNLGSYRVRTLADGWTVVTADGSPSAHFEHTVLTTDSGPEILTIPRAT
- the rpsD gene encoding 30S ribosomal protein S4, which produces MARYTGPTTRISRRFGQYIVGSAKVLERRNFPPGQHGPKSRRKLSEYAVGLNEKQKLRFIYGLLERQFRRVFAIAKRERGVTGERFLQLLETRLDSVVYLLGFAKSRAAARQLVNHGHVRVNGRKVDISSYNVVQGDEVEIRGSNSSRQLATRAIEENRARVVPGWLVRNDEALKGTITRLPTRDEMEPSINEQLIVEYYSRF
- the rpsE gene encoding 30S ribosomal protein S5 encodes the protein MFEKVVFINRCAKVVKGGRRFSFSALSVVGDGKGSVGIGYGKANEVPDAIKKSTESAKKRMVSVKLKGTTIPHEVLGEFDGGKVFLRPASNGTGLIAGGGVRAVLEAAGVHNVLTKSMGSKNHIAVVHATLNGLRKLRLEEDFKALRA